The genomic interval GGTCGTGGCGCTCGTCGGGCCCAGCGGGGCAGGGAAGACCACCCTCGTGAACCTGATTCCGCGGTTCTGGGACGTGACCGGCGGCACGCTGCGCGTGGACGGCCGGGACGTCCGCGAGTACGCCCTGACGGACCTGCGCGCCCAGGTGGGGCTGGTGCCGCAGGAAACCCTGCTGTTTTCCGGCACGGTGCGCGAGAACATCCTGTACGGACGGCCCGGCGCCACCGACACGGACGTGGAGGCCGCGGCGCGCGCCGCAAACGCGCACGAGTTCATCACGGCTTTCGAGCGCGGGTACGACACGGTCGTGGGTGAGCGGGGCGTGAAACTCTCCGGCGGGCAGCGCCAGCGCGTGGCGATCGCCCGGGCCCTGCTGAAAGACCCACGCATCCTGATTCTCGACGAGGCCACCAGCGCGCTCGACAACGAGTCCGAAGCGCTCGTGCAGGCGGCCCTTGACCGTCTGATGCAGGGCCGCACCACCTTCGTGATCGCCCACCGCCTCAGCACCATCCGCGGCGCAGACCGCATCCTCGTCATGGACGGCGGCCGGATCCTGGAGGACGGCCCGCACGCCCAGCTGGTCGCCACAGGCGGCCTGTACCGCGACCTGTATGAACTGCAGTTCCGCGCCGAGCAGGAAGGCCGCGCTGAACTCATTCAGCGCTGAGGCACCCGGAGGGGCCACCCCCCCCGTTCTGAAGGTCCTTCCGGCGCACCTCACACGCCGCCGCGCCTGCTCAGGGCAGAATGCCGGGCATGGAACAGCGGGATTTCGGCCACACCGGACTGCGCGTGAGCGTCCTGGGCCTGGGCGCCGGGCAGGTCGGCGCGGAGCACCTGAGTGAAGACGAGGCCGGCACCCTCCTCAACCGTGCCGTGGACCGCGGCGTGACCCTGGTGGACACCGCCCGCGGCTACGGCCTGAGTGAGGAACGCATCGGGCGGCACCTGTCGTACCGGCGGCACGATTTCATCCTGAGCAGCAAGGGCGGCTACGACGCCGAGGGCGCCGAGGACTGGACGCCGCAGGCGGTCCGCCTGGGCATCGAGCAGGCCCTGACCCGTATGCGCTGCGACTGGATCGACATCTTCCACCTTCACTCCTGCCCGGCCGACACGCTGCGCCGCGAGGACCTGCTGGGCGCGCTCGACGACGCCCGCAGCAGCGGGTTGATCCGCGTGGCCGCGTACAGCGGCGAGAACGAGGCGCTGGCCTGGGCCGTACAGTGTGGGCGCTTCGGGAGCATCGAGACCAGCGTGAACCTCGCCGACCAGTGGAGCCGCCGCCAGCTGATCGGCCCGGCGAACGAGCGCGGCCTGGGCGTGATCGCCAAGCGGCCCATCGCGAATGCCGCCTGGCAGTTCAAGGAGCGCCCCACGGGCGAGTACGCCGAGACGTACTGGGAACGGCTGCGGACCCTGAACCTGGACGCCGCGCGGCAGGAGGCCGGACTGGACTGGCTGACCTTCGCGCTGCGCTTCGCGGCCTACACGCCCGGCGTGCACAGCGCCATCGTGGGCACCGCCAGCATCGAGAACCTGGAACGCAACGTGCGGGTCGTGCAGGAAGGCCCGCTGCCCATCGACCTGCTCACGCACGTCGAAGCCGCGTGGCACGAGCACGGCCTGACCTGGGGCGGCGAGGTCTGAGCCCGCCTGGCCCTCCGCTGCCGACCGCCCCCAGGCTGGGCCGCGTGCGCCGCGCCGCGCTGATCCCCCTGCTGCTGCTGCCGCTGGCCGGCGCGCAGGACCGCCCGGCCGGAGGTGCGCAGCCGGGCGACGTGCACCTGACGCGCGACCCTGGCCTGAGTGCCGGCGCGCGCGCCGCTCTGCATAGCCTCCCCGTCGGCGTGCAGGTGGGCATCCTGGTGCAGGACCTCCGCACCCGGCAGGTGCTGGAAGCGGCCCTGCCGGACCGGGGGTTCATTCCCGCGAGCACCACGAAACTTGTCACGGCCGCCAGCGTGCTCGACGAACGGGGCGGCGCAGGCGGGTGGTGGAGCGCGGAACTGACCGTGCCCGCCGCGCAGGAGGGGCGCCCCAGCGTCAAGGCCATCACCCTGCGCGGCAGCGGAGACCCCACCCTGGAAGCCACCACCGGCCCGTACAGTCTGCGGGTCCTGGCGCGGCAGGCGTACGCCCGGGGCCTGCGGCAGGTGGGCGAGGTGCGCGTGGACGACCAGTCATTCGACGTGGACAGCTGGGCGGCCCCGCCCCTGGGTGCGCCCATGACAGCCGTTCGCCTGGCCGGGTGGCACGACGCGCCGCCCGCCACGGCCGGGGAGGCCCGGGCGCGCCTGGCGGCCGAACTGGTTGCGCAGCTGCGTGCCGCCGGCGTGAAGGTCACGCGCGACCAGCCGGGACGCGCCGCCGCGTGGCAGCCGTTCGTGCCGCCCGAGCGGACCGACAAGCAGGGCCGGCCGCTGCCGCCGGACCCTTTCGTGCCGCCCGGGCGGCGGCCGGAACAGGGGGTCGCGAGCGTGCGCAGCGCCAGCCCGGCGCAGGCCCTGGCCGCCACCCTGTGGCCCAGTGACAACCTGCGCGCCGAGGAACTCCTGGCGACGCTGGCCCATCCGCCCGGCGGGACCGGCACGCGGCCGGGCGCCCTGGCGCGCGAACGGGCGTACCTGCAGCGCATCGGCGCGGACCTCAGCGAGGTGGTGCTGAACGACGGCAGCGGCCTGAGCCGCGGGAACCGGCTCAGCGCGCGCGTGCTCGTGCAGCTGCTGCGCGTGCAGTACGACCTGCCGCACCCCCTGGCGGGGCACCGCGGCCTGCCCGGCGCGCTGTACCTCGCGCGCGGCAACGCGTTTATTGAGGCGCTCCCGCAGGCCGGGACAGGCGAGAACGTCCCCGCACACGACGGGCGGGGCGGCACTCTGGCGCTGCGGCTGCGCGGCGCGGACCTCGACGTTCGCGCCAAGACCGGCACGCTGCCCGGCGTGAGTGCCCTGGCCGGGTACGTGACCGGCCGCAGCGGGCACCCCCTGGCCTTCGCGGTTCTCATGAACGGCCCGCAG from Deinococcus taeanensis carries:
- a CDS encoding aldo/keto reductase; protein product: MEQRDFGHTGLRVSVLGLGAGQVGAEHLSEDEAGTLLNRAVDRGVTLVDTARGYGLSEERIGRHLSYRRHDFILSSKGGYDAEGAEDWTPQAVRLGIEQALTRMRCDWIDIFHLHSCPADTLRREDLLGALDDARSSGLIRVAAYSGENEALAWAVQCGRFGSIETSVNLADQWSRRQLIGPANERGLGVIAKRPIANAAWQFKERPTGEYAETYWERLRTLNLDAARQEAGLDWLTFALRFAAYTPGVHSAIVGTASIENLERNVRVVQEGPLPIDLLTHVEAAWHEHGLTWGGEV
- a CDS encoding D-alanyl-D-alanine carboxypeptidase/D-alanyl-D-alanine-endopeptidase, with the translated sequence MRRAALIPLLLLPLAGAQDRPAGGAQPGDVHLTRDPGLSAGARAALHSLPVGVQVGILVQDLRTRQVLEAALPDRGFIPASTTKLVTAASVLDERGGAGGWWSAELTVPAAQEGRPSVKAITLRGSGDPTLEATTGPYSLRVLARQAYARGLRQVGEVRVDDQSFDVDSWAAPPLGAPMTAVRLAGWHDAPPATAGEARARLAAELVAQLRAAGVKVTRDQPGRAAAWQPFVPPERTDKQGRPLPPDPFVPPGRRPEQGVASVRSASPAQALAATLWPSDNLRAEELLATLAHPPGGTGTRPGALARERAYLQRIGADLSEVVLNDGSGLSRGNRLSARVLVQLLRVQYDLPHPLAGHRGLPGALYLARGNAFIEALPQAGTGENVPAHDGRGGTLALRLRGADLDVRAKTGTLPGVSALAGYVTGRSGHPLAFAVLMNGPQDTSILTLRAVQDDLIRAVAQAH